Proteins from a genomic interval of Antedon mediterranea chromosome 5, ecAntMedi1.1, whole genome shotgun sequence:
- the LOC140048800 gene encoding flavin-containing monooxygenase 5-like has protein sequence MVKHQSEADVCVIGAGISGLVTAKCLKEKGFKVVILEQTELIGGLWCYRDHGYGVMRFTHINVSKHNYSFSDFPFPEDVPDFPHNRDMAQYINDYVVNFGLDKLIHFNTKVDRVERSGDGWKIAATKTEKGGSHLSVSEEIIYHTKYVAIATGHHAEPKRPYFPGQNTFKGQIIHSVDYKDAISNGFTGKRVLIVGIGNSAVDAAVDCATTGRCKQVVISTRSGAWVIPNYIFGLPTDHYASRLFLWLPWKVSNFIFEKVVSIITGSPEKWKLNPKMKILQTQPTVSPTLIHHIQRGNIQIKPNITKIDGSTVHFTDGTSIDTYCIVYCTGYSISLPFLDEDIKRDILDNETNQITLYKNVFSPRVGSSLAFIGFVQPASGGILTMSETQAMWFTQLCRQKVKLPSPKQMQKAIKKENEDNEGRYYKSARHTIQKDPILYNDEIASLIGSKPQLWRHPTMAIRLLLSSCGAAQWRLQGPFQWSGASETVRNTPIANLYKFSSTCILLLILYVIYKLVTLFC, from the exons ATGGTAAAGCATCAGAGTGAGGCAGATGTATGTGTGATAGGAGCAGGAATATCTGGCCTTGTGACAGCCAAGTGTTTGAAAGAAAAGGGATTTAAAGTTGTTATCCTTGAGCAGACGGAGCTGATTGGTGGACTGTGGTGCTATAGAGATCACGGTTATGGCGTTATGAGGTTTACTCACAT aaatgtttCAAAACACAATTACTCATTTTCTGATTTTCCCTTCCCGGAGGATGTACCAGATTTCCCTCATAATCGGGATATGGCTCAGTATATCAATGACTATGTTGTCAACTTTGGCCTTGATAAGTTAATTCATTTTAACACCAAGGTTGACAGAGTTGAAAGGTCAG GAGATGGTTGGAAGATAGCAGCTACTAAAACTGAAAAAGGCGGCAGTCATCTCTCAGTATCAGAAGAAATAATTTATCACACCAAATACGTTGCCATTGCAACGGGGCATCATGCAGAAccaaaaaggccttattttccAGGACAAAACACATTCAAAg GTCAGATAATACATAGTGTCGACTATAAAGATGCAATTTCTAATGGTTTTACCGGTAAACGAGTCTTAATCGTTGGTATTGGCAACAGCGCTGTTGATGCTGCTGTAGATTGCGCAACAACTGGCAG ATGTAAACAAGTTGTTATAAGCACTCGGTCAGGAGCATGGGTTATCCCTAACTACATATTTGGACTTCCAACTGACCATTACGCTTCTCGGCTTTTCTTATGGTTACCATGGAAAGTCTCCAACTTTATTTTTGAGAAAGTTGTATCCATAATTACTGGATCACCAGAAAA atggaAACTAAACCCAAAAATGAAAATCTTACAAACACAGCCGACTGTTAGTCCAACTCTTATACATCACATCCAGCGAGGGAACATTCAAATTAAACCTAACATTACCAAGATTGACGGTTCTACTGTACACTTTACAGACGGAACATCCATCGACACGTATTGTATTGTGTACTGTACAGGATACAGTATAAGTCTACCGTTTCTTGACGAAGATATAAAGAGGGATATATTGGATAATGAAACTAACCAAATCACG CTATATAAGAATGTGTTTTCACCCAGAGTGGGAAGTTCTTTGGCATTCATAGGTTTTGTACAGCCAGCTTCTGGAGGAATTCTGACCATGTCCGAAACACAAGCGATGTGGTTCACCCAGCTGTGTCGGCAAAAGGTCAAACTACCAAGTCCGAAACAAATGCAAAAagcaataaaaaaagaaaat GAAGACAATGAAGGACGTTACTACAAGTCTGCCCGACACACAATTCAGAAAGATCCGATTCTATACAACGATGAAATAGCAAGCCTTATCGGTTCAAAACCACAATTATGGAGACATCCAACTATGGCGATTAG gtTGCTACTGAGTAGTTGCGGAGCAGCCCAGTGGCGATTGCAAGGGCCATTCCAATGGTCTGGGGCTAGCGAGACCGTGAGGAACACGCCAATAGCAAACCTTTATAAGTTTTCTTCAACTtgtatattattactaatacttTATGTTATCTACAAACTAGTGACGTTATTCTGTTaa
- the LOC140048799 gene encoding uncharacterized protein, which produces MDYKKHENTEDGEIKKSNKYVHSWKNIWIYVQCYFVTIASILGTGILGLPVTAGESGFTPFLVSFLLGYVMQALGLLFFVDLLQKAQSYLLNSSQKDLEAVPLNELHSEDDDDEKEDENGEQAADGVNRKIRRYEESDNVINLHSMCILYLPHYLWIPFDASVFFLLMAAIIGFSLAGSEAFAQLFRIENYVNVIPFYIWLLALSIVFLGDLIKVTISVMTLFKGGVLVAVVIATTGVGAEVGNPITNDFSKIGSSFLMGTVALGGVINILPILYSKVEPVKEQVRCFFLASFSALTTCMVLNVLWVLAVLRIVPQTDSECSPMYSVVVNETTQHPLPTILSSCSNYSLERSKEIGEIATVPLTSIILEDFPEFSWIGESIQIFIAVSVTVSYLTYGTAMKHMLGGVLEATIGKKTSSDNEAINKLHRVTQLRVFQPVVFLMIYAIICVVCMTNPTGFVNILEFFSSALLNIELGLFVFLMIQGSRKEKYRNINTPWKLPEMLYYLQYVMAAFFIFAVGFAIVEAISIL; this is translated from the exons atggatTACAAGAAACATGAAAATACCGAAGATGGAGAAATTaagaaatcaaataaatatgtacattcgtGGAAAAACATATGGATATATGTACAATGTT aTTTTGTGACCATAGCTTCCATTTTGGGGACTGGAATATTAG GATTACCAGTTACTGCAGGGGAGTCTGGGTTCACGCCATTCCTTGTGTCATTCTTGTTGGGTTATGTAATGCAG GCTCTTGGGCTTCTATTCTTTGTAGACTTGCTTCAAAAAGCTCAATCCTATCTGCTCAATAGTTCACAG AAAGATCTTGAGGCTGTTCCATTGAATGAGTTACATAGTGAGGATGATGACGATGAGAAGGAAGATGAGAATGGTGAACAGGCTGCAGATG GTGTCAACCGTAAAATTAGAAGATACGAAGAAAGTGATAACGTAATAAATCTGCACAGTATGTGTATATTGTACCTTCCGCATTATTTATGGATTCCCTTTGATGCATCTGTGTTCTTTCTTCT cATGGCAGCCATTATTGGTTTCTCATTGGCTGGGAGTGAAGCCTTTGCACAGCTCTTCAGAATAGA GAATTATGTGAATGTAATCCCATTCTACATCTGGTTGCTAGCCTTAAGTATTGTGTTTCTGGGAGATTTAATCAAAGTCACTATATCAGTGATGACACTCTTCAAAGGTGGTGTTCTAGTAGCAGTG GTGATAGCCACGACTGGAGTTGGTGCTGAGGTGGGCAACCCTATTACTAATGACTTCAGTAAAATAGGCTCATCCTTTCTCATGGGAACGGTTGCTTTAG gTGGTGTTATAAATATCCTTCCTATTCTATACAGTAAGGTTGAACCTGTTAAAGAACAG GTAAGGTGTTTCTTTTTGGCTTCATTTAGTGCGTTGACAACGTGCATGGTGCTTAATGTTCTGTG GGTGCTAGCAGTTCTTCGTATTGTACCTCAGACTGATTCAGAATGTTCTCCGATGTATTCAGTCGTAGTTAATGAGACAACGCAACATCCATTGCCAACCATCTTGTCATCATGCTCAAACTACTCATTAGAGAG ATCAAAAGAAATTGGTGAAATTGCTACAGTTCCATTGACTTCT ATAATTCTTGAGGATTTTCCAGAATTTAGTTGGATTGGAGAATCTATTCAGATATTTATAGCTGTAAGCGTGACAGTGTCCTACCTCACTTACGGCACAGCAATGAAACACATGT TGGGAGGTGTACTGGAGGCTACGATTGGAAAGAAGACGTCTTCTGATAATGAGGCAATTAACAAACTTCACAGAGTAACGCAATTAAG agtTTTCCAACCTGTAGTGTTCCTTATGATATATGCCATCATTTGTGTTGTGTGTATGACAAATCCAACG gGCTTTGTTAACATCTTGGAGTTCTTTTCATCTGCCTTATTGAATATTGAGCTGGGTTTGTTCGTTTTTCTAATGATACAGGGAagcagaaaagaaaaatatag GAATATAAACACACCTTGGAAGCTACctgaaatgttatattatttacagtatGTGATGGCTGCCTTCTTTATCTTTGCTGTTGGATTTGCCATAGTTGAGGCTATATCGATTCTCTAA
- the LOC140049547 gene encoding S-formylglutathione hydrolase-like — protein MHVWFLRNTGFSVCKKYNNLFFAKSKSYSAMTNLEEKSKSKSFNGWQKVYTHDSSEVKCKMTFGVYLPPKAETEKCPVIYWLSGLTCTEQNFVGKGGAQQYASEHGVIIVNPDTSPRGCNIEGEDDSYDFGSGAGFYVDATEDKWKTNYRMYSYVTKELPEIINSNFPVDPEKASIFGHSMGGHGALICALKNPGMYKSVSAYAPICNPMQCPWGKKAFTGYLGPKQEAWKEYDACELVKVYNGPPLDIYIDQGKSDNFLKESQLLPDNFVAACTESKMPVQLNMQEDYDHSYFFISTFMKNHIKHHAKYLK, from the exons ATGCACGTTTGGTTCCTGAGGAACACCGGTTTTTCTGTTTGCAAGAAgtacaataatttgttttttgctaAGTCAAAAAG ctACTCAGCCATGACTAACTTAGAAGAAAAAAGCAAGTCCAAGAGCTTCAACGGTTGGCAAAAGGTGTACACTCATGACAG ttctGAAGTTAAGTGTAAGATGACATTTGGCGTCTACCTGCCACCCAAAGCTGAAACAGAAAAGTGCCCTGTTATCTACTGGCTCTCAG gTCTTACGTGTACAGAGCAGAATTTTGTTGGCAAAGGTGGTGCTCAACAGTATGCCTCGGAACATGGAGTAATCATTGTTAATCCCGACACAAGTCCTC GTGGTTGCAACATTGAGGGTGAAGATGATTCATATGATTTTGGTTCAGGCGCTGGATTCTATGTGGATGCAACAGAGGATAAATGGAAGACCAACTATCGAATGTATTCCTATGTCACCAAAGAG CTGCCGGAAATTATTAATAGTAACTTTCCAGTGGATCCAGAAAAAGCTTCCATCTTTGGGCATAG TATGGGAGGCCACGGTGCGCTGATTTGTGCCTTAAAGAATCCAGGCATGTACAAG TCCGTATCAGCTTATGCACCAATATGTAACCCTATGCAGTGTCCCTGGGGTAAAAAAGCTTTCACTGGCTATCTTGGACCGAAGCAAGAAGCATGGAAA GAATACGATGCGTGCGAGCTTGTAAAGGTCTACAATGGTCCTCCTCTTGATATTTACATTGACCAAGGAAAGTCGGATAACTTCTTGAAGGAATCGCAGCTGCTGCCCGACAACTTTGTGGCAGCATGTACTGAAAGTAAAATGCCAGTGCAGCTTAATATGCAAGAG
- the LOC140048986 gene encoding uncharacterized protein: MFPTAENVPRLYCLPKVHKPNWPIRPIVDSINTIFYGVSRYIKEILKPLVGNSKHHVENSKQLAKEIRNINIPPNETLISFDVVSLYTKTPVKEAIKTVEHCLKQDKQLNTRTKLEVVDIIELSLILNATYFSFKGKIYKQEEGLAMGSPISPIIANLFMEWLESEAIATAPMEFKPSIWYRYVDDILASIPVHAATDLNTHLNNIDTTQNIKFTTECMSNNTIPFLDILITLQSNRSLTTSVYRKPTHTDQYLNFKSNHPLQHKLSVINTLVDRCENIVSTPEGQKQELDHIRQALKKCDYPDWSFKKVKKQRLQKQLDQNRSKGTTSTKEKSRCNIGIQYTKGLSERIKRVFNQHQIDTFFIPSNKIRQNLVHPKDHIEKDQVCGCIYKLQCLNCPQAYIGETGRALKTRIKEHRTDTENNTGGILTRAQRSSTSSIIHKSAITDHALQYNHLIDWNAAILEKECNTQKRQIKESINIRKHGIIINRDEGAHELSHIYDQLLEKGARPFGPIGGAIPTHRRHGINNARR; encoded by the coding sequence ATGTTTCCCACAGCTGAAAATGTACCACGCCTCTATTGCTTACCCAAAGTACACAAACCTAATTGGCCCATCCGACCAATTGTTGACAGTATCAACACCATATTCTACGGAGTGTCACGCTACATTAAGGAAATCCTCAAACCTCTAGTAGGCAACTCAAAACATCATGTTGAGAACTCCAAACAGCTAGCGAAGGAAATTAGGAACATAAACATCCCTCCTAATGAAACACTAATATCATTTGATGTGGTTTCTTTGTACACAAAAACACCAGTAAAAGAAGCAATAAAAACCGTAGAACATTGCCTAAAACAGGACAAGCAACTTAACACAAGAACCAAATTAGAAGTGGTTGACATCATTGAGCTATCACTGATTCTCAACGCCACTTATTTCAGTTTCAAAGGCAAAATATACAAACAAGAGGAAGGTTTAGCGATGGGCAGTCCCATCAGCCCCATCATAGCAAATTTGTTTATGGAATGGTTAGAGTCGGAGGCGATTGCTACAGCTCCAATGGAATTCAAACCCTCCATATGGTATCGCTATGTCGATGACATTCTTGCCAGCATTCCCGTGCATGCAGCTACTGATCTAAACACTCATTTAAACAACATTGATACTACCCAAAACATTAAATTCACCACCGAATGCATGTCCAACAACACCATTCCTTTTTTGGACATCCTCATAACACTACAAAGCAACCGATCATTAACAACTTCAGTCTACAGAAAACCGACACACACAGATCAGTATTTAAATTTCAAGTCAAATCACCCATTACAACACAAACTCAGTGTTATTAATACGCTTGTGGACAGATGTGAAAACATAGTTTCAACACCTGAAGGACAGAAACAGGAATTGGATCACATCAGACAGGCTTTGAAGAAATGCGACTACCCAGATTGGTCATTCAAGAAGGTAAAAAAACAACGACTCCAAAAACAGCTTGATCAAAATCGCAGCAAAGGTACAACATCTACTAAAGAAAAGTCACGTTGTAACATCGGGATCCAATACACCAAAGGTCTGTCTGAACGCATAAAAAGAGTTTTCAACCAACATCAAATTGACACCTTTTTCATCCCATCTAATAAGATCAGGCAAAACCTCGTTCATCCGAAAGACCACATCGAAAAAGACCAAGTATGCGGTTGCATCTACAAACTACAATGTTTGAACTGTCCACAAGCTTACATAGGGGAAACAGGGAGGGCTTTAAAAACACGCATAAAAGAACATCGCACAGACACAGAAAACAACACGGGAGGGATTTTAACCAGGGCTCAAAGATCGTCTACATCTTCAATCATACATAAATCTGCAATAACAGATCATGCTCTACAATACAATCACCTCATTGATTGGAACGCTGCTATCCTTGAGAAAGAATGCAACACTCAAAAAAGGCAAATAAAAGAGTCGATCAACATCAGAAAACATGGAATAATCATAAACAGAGATGAAGGAGCCCACGAATTGTCACACATTTATGATCAACTATTGGAGAAGGGGGCACGTCCTTTTGGACCTATTGGTGGCGCTATACCAACTCATCGTCGTCATGGGATTAACAACGCTAGACGATGA